Proteins found in one Oncorhynchus mykiss isolate Arlee chromosome 17, USDA_OmykA_1.1, whole genome shotgun sequence genomic segment:
- the LOC118940189 gene encoding zinc finger protein 391-like, whose product MRSLSYSPSYEEKDITVNQEVESGAFTVKEEEDAFRVKDEEDITVKQEVESEAVTLKEEEDTPAAKEEVDITVKQEVEGGAVTVKEEEKDTFRVNEEEDVVTLKVEEDVTVKEEEDVTVKEEEDVTVKEVGDVTVKEEEDVTIKEEGGVTVKEEEDVTVKEEGGVTVKGEEDSVFGVKEEEWEMTVTSKEEEEPGYLGPVSQTHLKASNGSNDEPALINTRERRDYRGSSGEPQQPHDADKAEKSLSRSEPPKKHLQRSTGKITHCCSDCGKRFTSSGITIHQRTHRGEKSYSCDQCGKSFTTSGSLTLHRRTHTGEKPYSCTQCGKSFTQLSSLITHQRIHTGEKPYSCTQCRKSFTNPSALTVHQRIHTGEKPFSCGQCGKSFGQSGDLRVHQRTHTGERPYSCGQCGKSFGQSGDLRVHQRTHTGERPYSCDQCGKSFAQSGALTVHQRIHTGERPYSCSQCGNSFAASRTLTQHQRIHTREKSFVCE is encoded by the exons ATGCggtcactaagctactctccttCTTATGAAGAGAAGGATATCACAGTAAATCAAGAAGTAGAGAGTGGGGCctttactgtgaaagaagaggaggacgcgttcagagtgaaagacgaGGAAgatatcacagtaaaacaagaagtagagaGTGAGGCTGTTACtttgaaagaagaggaagacactCCTGCTGCTAAGGAAGAGGTGgatatcacagtaaaacaagaagtagagggtggggccgttactgtgaaagaagaagagaaagacacGTTCAGAGTGaacgaggaggaggatgttgtTACTTTAAAAGTGGAGGAGGATGTTACtgtaaaagaggaggaggatgttactgtaaaagaagaggaggatgttactgTAAAAGAAGTGGGGGATGTTActgtaaaagaagaggaggatgttactaTAAAAGAAGAGGGGGGTGTTActgtaaaagaagaggaggatgttactgTAAAAGAAGAGGGGGGTGTTACTGTAAAAGGAGAGGAGGATTCcgtttttggagtgaaagaggaggagtgggaaatGACTGTTACATCAAAAGAAGAGGAGGAACctggatatctgggcccggtttcccaaacgcatcttaaggcatccaatggttctaacgatgaaccggccctgattaacacta gagagagacgggactaccgtggatcctctggggagcctcaacaacctcatgatgctgacaaggcagagaagagtctctccagatcagaacccCCCAAGAAACACCTGCAGAGATCCACAGGGAAGAtaactcactgctgctctgactgtgggaagagattcacctcATCAGGCATTACAATTCATCAGCGAACACACAGAGgggagaaatcttatagctgtgatcaatgtgggaagagttttactacatctggcTCTCTGACTTTACacaggagaacacacacaggagagaaaccttatagctgtactcaatgtgggaagagttttactcagctcAGCAGCCTAATaacacaccagagaatacacacaggagagaaaccttatagctgtactcaatgtcGGAAGAGTTTTACTAATCCATCCG CGctgacagtgcaccagagaatacacacaggagagaaaccttttagctgtggtcaatgtgggaagagttttggtcaaTCTGGAGATCTGAGagtgcaccagagaacacacacaggagagagaccttATAgttgtggtcaatgtgggaagagttttggtcaaTCTGGAGATCTGAGagtgcaccagagaacacacacaggagagagaccttatagctgtgatcaatgtgggaagagttttgcccAATCTGGAGCGctgacagtgcaccagagaatacacacaggggagagaccTTATAGCTGTAGTCAATGTGGGAACAGTTTTGCTGCATCAAGAACtctgactcaacaccagagaatacacacaagaGAGAAATCTTTTGTCTGTGAATAA